The Hippoglossus hippoglossus isolate fHipHip1 chromosome 21, fHipHip1.pri, whole genome shotgun sequence genome contains a region encoding:
- the nyx gene encoding nyctalopin: MMNLLIKNLSVLCLLPQAALARWACVRACPASCSCTQEKSCSVLCDRSGLAELPKEFPCEASAINVDKNRLKFLSERAFGTLPSLKSLSLDHNNISFITPGAFKGLSNLVELKMAHNEYISYLHTRTFTGLKKLVRLDVSDCNLFNIPDRIFLEQLALRELFCFENNFRRIPGAFRGMENLTHIYLERNRIEAVAYNSLLGLGGLKYLNLQENRINVIHDQAFQDLLRLENFYLNDNLLTDLPRFAFKGLSRFKMLNLGGNRLINVSRTWFSDLVELETLYLDRNQLLFIEEGTFENLTSLITLHLNSNNLTTLPFPVFQPIYFLARLFLFRNPWECDCSLKWLKEWMESYKLVRDIPCSSPSSVSGLDLSEVVFAKVNGSCLDPGELNLTTASSEVASTTENRFNSLVSKLLQQELREEMGNGTESFRNGTLLEEGQLSSGVGGRGAGRSLVGFTVGWLLFTAIGPSDAHAGLYCT; this comes from the exons ATGATGAATCTATTGATAAAGAATT TGTCCGTGCTGTGCCTGCTGCCCCAGGCGGCGTTGGCCCGGTGGGCGTGTGTCCGGGCCTGTCCGGCGTCCTGCTCTTGCACTcaggagaagagctgcagcGTCCTGTGCGACCGCTCCGGCCTCGCTGAGCTGCCCAAAGAGTTTCCCTGCGAGGCCTCCGCCATCAACGTGGACAAGAACCGGCTCAAGTTCCTGTCGGAGAGAGCGTTCGGGACGCTGCCGTCCCTCAAGTCTCTGTCTCTGGACCACAACAACATCTCCTTCATCACTCCTGGAGCCTTCAAG GGCCTCTCCAACCTGGTGGAGCTGAAGATGGCTCATAACGAGTACATCAGCTACCTCCACACTCGAACCTTCACGGGCCTGAAGAAGCTGGTGCGTCTGGACGTGTCCGACTGTAACCTCTTCAACATCCCCGACCGGATCTTCCTCGAGCAGCTGGCGCTGAGGGAGCTGTTCTGCTTCGAGAACAACTTCAGGAGGATCCCCGGGGCCTTCAGGGGGATGGAGAACCTCACGCACATCTACCTGGAGAGGAACAGGATCGAGGCAGTGGCCTACAACTCGCTGCTCGGCCTGGGGGGGCTCAA GTACCTGAATCTCCAGGAGAACCGGATCAACGTGATCCACGACCAGGCCTTTCAGGACCTGCTGCGGCTGGAGAACTTCTACCTCAACGACAACCTGCTGACGGATCTTCCTCGATTCGCCTTCAAGGGCCTCAGCCGCTTCAAGATGCTCAACCTGGGCGGGAACCGTCTGATCAACGTGTCCAGGACCTGGTTCAGCGACCTGGTGGAGCTGGAGACCCTCTACCTGGACCGGAACCAGCTGCTGTTCATCGAGGAGGGAACCTTCGAGAACCTGACGAGCCTCATCACGCTGCACCTGAACAGCAACAACCTCACCACCCTCCCCTTCCCCGTGTTCCAGCCCATCTACTTCCTGGCTCGACTCTTCCTCTTCAGAAACCCCTGGGAGTGCGACTGCTCCCTCAAGTGGCTGAAGGAGTGGATGGAGAGCTACAAGCTGGTGCGGGACATCCCCTGCTCCTCGCCCTCCTCCGTGTCGGGCCTGGACCTCAGCGAGGTGGTCTTTGCCAAGGTGAACGGCTCCTGCTTGGACCCGGGGGAGCTGAACCTGACCACGGCCTCCTCGGAGGTCGCCTCCACCACCGAGAACCGCTTCAACAGCCTCGTCTccaagctgctgcagcaggagctccGGGAGGAGATGGGGAACGGGACCGAGAGCTTCCGCAACGGGACGCTGCTGGAGGAGGGGCAGCTCTCCTCGGGGGTCGGAGGTCGAGGGGCCGGCCGATCACTGGTCGGCTTCACCGTGGGCTGGCTCCTCTTCACTGCGATTGGCCCGTCAGATGCTCACGCTGGTCTTTATTGCacatga